From the Borrelia puertoricensis genome, one window contains:
- the prfB gene encoding peptide chain release factor 2 (programmed frameshift): MREKINELLEQIENVWRKLFDSNKIKIELKEYEKQMNDENFWNDNKKAQEILKNQNILKAKIEPWEDLICKLKDLRELCEIAENEEDTALIDQDINKLKEQYKHLLTLSYFKEDIDINNAFLTIHSGAGGTEACDWVSMLYRIYLRYSERHGYKTEIIDLLEAEGGIKSVTIEIKGEYAYGFLKSEVGIHRLVRISPFDAAKKRHTSFASVFIDPVIDDKIEITIKPEDIRVDTYRASGAGGQHVNKTSSAVRITHLQTGIVTQSQTDRSQHRNKDLAMRVLKSKLYEHYKVLEQQKNKSKQEEKKDISWGNQIRSYIFQPYTLVKDHRTKFENPNIISVMDGNIDNFIEEYLKWKNLS, from the exons ATGAGAGAAAAAATAAATGAACTTTTGGAACAAATTGAAAATGTATGGAGGAAACT CTTTGACAGCAATAAGATCAAGATAGAACTTAAAGAATATGAAAAACAAATGAATGATGAAAATTTTTGGAATGATAATAAAAAAGCACAAGAGATCCTTAAAAATCAAAATATTTTAAAAGCCAAAATTGAACCTTGGGAAGATTTGATATGTAAACTCAAAGACTTAAGAGAACTCTGCGAAATTGCAGAAAACGAAGAAGATACAGCGCTAATCGATCAAGACATTAATAAACTAAAAGAACAGTATAAGCATCTCCTAACATTATCTTATTTTAAAGAAGATATTGATATCAATAATGCATTCTTGACAATACACTCAGGAGCAGGTGGCACAGAAGCTTGTGATTGGGTTAGCATGTTATATAGAATATACCTAAGATATTCTGAAAGACATGGGTACAAAACAGAAATCATAGACTTACTTGAAGCTGAGGGGGGCATTAAATCTGTTACAATTGAAATAAAAGGAGAATATGCTTACGGATTTTTAAAAAGTGAAGTAGGAATACATCGTCTTGTAAGAATTTCTCCTTTTGACGCTGCAAAAAAGAGACACACATCTTTTGCATCTGTTTTCATTGATCCTGTAATTGATGATAAAATTGAAATAACAATTAAACCAGAAGATATTAGAGTTGATACATATAGAGCCTCAGGAGCAGGAGGGCAACATGTCAATAAAACATCTTCTGCTGTTAGAATTACACACCTTCAAACGGGAATAGTAACTCAATCTCAAACCGATAGAAGCCAACATAGAAATAAAGATCTAGCAATGAGAGTATTAAAATCAAAACTTTATGAACACTACAAAGTACTAGAACAACAAAAAAATAAATCTAAACAAGAGGAGAAAAAAGATATATCTTGGGGCAATCAAATAAGATCTTACATCTTTCAACCCTATACTTTAGTCAAAGATCACAGAACAAAATTTGAAAATCCAAACATCATATCTGTTATGGATGGAAACATTGATAACTTTATAGAAGAATATCTTAAATGGAAAAATCTAAGTTAA
- a CDS encoding ABC transporter ATP-binding protein: MKNIMCITEIHKTYTKNKTKIKVLENLNLNVKDGDFISIQGKSGCGKSTLFNIISGIDKMDSGDIISCGISLKNASEKTLSLYKNKKIGLVFQNHNLIDEFSVFENIILPKIIEGKDNLETINRKALRLMKILEIDTRGDHYPSELSGGEAQRAAIARALINEPNIILCDEPTGNLDINTAKTVESLLINTAKTFHKTLILVSHNPEFSNKADIKYELKEKTLKRI, from the coding sequence ATGAAAAATATTATGTGTATAACGGAAATACATAAAACATACACTAAAAACAAAACAAAAATAAAAGTATTAGAAAATTTAAATTTAAATGTAAAAGATGGGGACTTTATTTCAATTCAAGGCAAAAGCGGATGTGGGAAATCTACACTTTTTAACATCATATCAGGAATTGATAAAATGGATTCAGGCGACATAATTTCATGCGGAATATCTTTAAAGAATGCAAGTGAAAAAACCCTAAGTTTATATAAAAACAAAAAAATAGGTCTTGTATTTCAAAATCACAATTTAATTGATGAGTTTAGTGTATTTGAAAATATTATTTTACCTAAAATAATTGAGGGGAAAGATAACTTAGAAACAATAAATAGAAAAGCTCTACGCTTAATGAAAATATTAGAAATAGATACAAGAGGAGATCACTACCCTTCAGAGCTCTCAGGAGGAGAAGCACAAAGAGCAGCAATTGCAAGGGCTTTAATAAATGAACCAAACATAATCTTATGCGATGAACCTACTGGTAATCTGGATATTAACACCGCAAAAACGGTAGAATCTTTATTAATAAACACAGCTAAAACATTTCACAAAACACTAATTTTAGTCAGTCACAATCCAGAATTTTCAAATAAAGCAGATATAAAATATGAACTTAAAGAAAAAACACTAAAGAGAATATGA
- the ftsY gene encoding signal recognition particle-docking protein FtsY → MGIFDKIKNLFKNKEKTQIFENLEDILLEADIKNDIVIEIIENIKKLKVKDEEETLLKLKDFLKSYINQQSLNLENKRLNILLIIGVNGVGKTSSIIKLANKFKNEDKNVLIAAADTFRAAAIEQIKIQSEKIGIKVISQNQGSDAAAVIFDSISSAKTKNYDILIIDTAGRLQNKENLIKELQKMDNVIKKQMSKTNANYKKILVIDSISGKNINNQTEIFNKAIEIDGIIATKFDSSSRAGGIINISKLFKKPIYFFTFGEQVEHIKEFNIDDYLNKLL, encoded by the coding sequence TTGGGCATTTTCGACAAGATAAAAAATTTATTTAAGAACAAAGAAAAAACACAAATATTTGAAAATTTAGAAGATATTCTCTTAGAAGCAGATATTAAAAATGATATAGTAATTGAAATAATAGAAAATATAAAAAAACTTAAAGTCAAAGATGAAGAAGAAACACTCTTAAAACTAAAAGATTTTCTTAAAAGTTACATAAACCAACAATCCCTAAACTTAGAGAATAAAAGATTAAACATATTATTGATAATTGGGGTGAATGGAGTTGGCAAGACCTCAAGCATCATAAAGCTTGCAAATAAATTTAAAAATGAAGATAAAAACGTATTAATAGCTGCAGCAGACACATTCAGAGCAGCAGCAATTGAACAAATTAAAATACAGAGCGAAAAAATTGGAATTAAAGTCATATCTCAAAATCAAGGAAGCGACGCAGCAGCAGTAATATTTGACAGCATCTCAAGTGCAAAGACCAAAAATTATGATATATTAATAATTGACACAGCAGGAAGACTTCAAAACAAAGAAAATCTAATCAAAGAACTCCAAAAGATGGATAATGTAATCAAAAAGCAAATGAGCAAAACAAATGCTAACTATAAAAAAATATTAGTAATAGACTCTATCTCTGGAAAGAATATAAATAATCAAACAGAAATATTTAACAAAGCAATAGAAATTGATGGAATAATAGCCACAAAATTTGACTCATCATCTAGAGCAGGTGGAATAATAAATATCTCAAAATTATTTAAGAAACCAATATACTTCTTTACATTTGGGGAACAAGTAGAACATATTAAAGAATTCAACATTGATGACTACTTGAATAAATTATTATGA
- a CDS encoding ABC transporter permease encodes MGLNKFLLKRLILDEQNSLSLTIVIVLSIVLGQIIIIITISIMNGFQNDFFTSISTLESGNLKIESQLNDQGLNALKEIKEIIQINKIYETQGIGIENYYYPSILNIIALDTKDIIEDKNFILLTGLTQSELQLNDDEIIIGDVLSYNLGLLEGDIIGLILSDEIKNLQILKNEVKYFKIKAIFKSNYAKINESTIFMNINYFYKKQIIKDSDIKYQIKTQNLYPSKSLINKIKNINPNIQFKSWNEYNKEFYKALKIERNTMLIILTSIFLVIAVNTYYLQKRIIINKSKSISIILSLGLKSQKIREIFLIHSVIICILGGIIGLIAGIIISSNINEILNVIDILINSLINTINYVLKLKLENIEIKIVKNTITPKIFLSDLMFTLFFACLFTICSSLKVTKKIKYVDKINGAS; translated from the coding sequence ATGGGATTAAATAAATTCTTATTGAAAAGATTGATTTTAGATGAACAAAATAGTTTATCACTCACAATTGTAATAGTTTTAAGCATAGTGCTTGGACAAATAATTATCATTATCACAATATCAATAATGAATGGTTTTCAAAATGACTTTTTCACAAGCATATCTACTCTAGAGAGTGGTAATTTAAAAATTGAAAGCCAATTAAATGATCAAGGGCTTAATGCTCTCAAAGAGATTAAAGAAATAATTCAAATAAATAAAATCTATGAAACACAAGGCATTGGAATTGAAAACTATTACTATCCAAGTATCTTGAATATCATTGCACTTGACACAAAAGACATCATAGAAGATAAAAATTTTATCCTACTAACAGGCCTTACACAATCTGAACTCCAACTTAACGATGATGAAATCATAATAGGAGATGTACTCTCATATAACTTAGGCCTACTTGAAGGCGACATAATAGGATTAATATTAAGTGATGAAATAAAAAATTTACAAATATTAAAAAACGAAGTAAAATATTTTAAAATAAAAGCCATTTTTAAGAGCAACTATGCCAAAATAAATGAATCCACAATATTTATGAATATTAATTACTTTTACAAAAAACAAATTATAAAAGATTCAGATATTAAATATCAAATAAAAACACAAAATTTATATCCTAGCAAAAGCTTAATAAACAAAATAAAAAATATTAATCCCAACATCCAATTTAAATCATGGAACGAATATAATAAAGAATTCTATAAAGCACTAAAAATAGAAAGGAATACAATGTTAATCATTTTAACAAGCATATTTCTTGTCATTGCCGTTAACACATATTATTTACAAAAAAGAATTATAATCAATAAAAGCAAATCGATTTCAATAATCTTATCCTTAGGGCTTAAATCGCAAAAAATCAGGGAAATTTTCTTAATTCATTCAGTAATAATCTGCATACTCGGAGGAATTATTGGATTAATTGCGGGCATTATAATATCTTCAAATATCAATGAAATTTTAAATGTAATTGATATTTTAATAAACAGCCTGATTAATACTATAAATTATGTATTAAAATTAAAACTAGAAAATATAGAAATCAAAATAGTTAAAAACACAATTACACCTAAAATATTTTTAAGTGATTTAATGTTCACACTATTTTTTGCTTGCTTGTTTACCATATGCTCAAGCCTAAAGGTAACAAAAAAGATCAAATATGTTGATAAAATAAACGGAGCCTCATAA
- a CDS encoding ABC transporter permease, which translates to MMRPNIKELTKIAYIIFINSKNKKALIGSGISLSLVMIPLIIVYYMSNNIMNSTIEKYIENEGFSVQIEYNEIQKDTYLKSKLEKLKKEYQHDELKYFFERRTYGIIGNNKKQGVLIRAIENKFIDENKHIKLIDGTKSFNKNEILISKQIKDRLNLNINESIYIVVPNNKHQKIFPKAKKFNISGIIETGLREVDKNLVLISLQDSNIMSEEFSKRIIGISIKPNIKEKTDNLKKNIQKEFQEYKIKTFYELYLNKYTNLDISKKLLIFIMAFIVIFASINISSSLCMLILENKKKIAIFKSIGMNNSSLKLIFILIALVLSSISCIIGIIIGNYITINIEHLINIIDMIINTILKIFGTYNTELLNSDYYISEFNIKISYKFSLIILLSYTLISITTTLIPLNIISKFKEKEIL; encoded by the coding sequence ATGATGCGTCCAAATATCAAAGAACTCACAAAAATAGCATACATAATATTTATAAATTCAAAAAATAAAAAAGCCTTGATTGGTTCTGGAATATCTTTAAGTTTAGTAATGATTCCTTTAATTATTGTCTACTACATGTCAAACAATATAATGAATTCTACAATAGAAAAATATATTGAAAATGAAGGATTTTCCGTACAAATTGAATATAATGAAATTCAAAAAGATACATATCTTAAGTCTAAATTAGAAAAATTAAAAAAAGAATACCAACATGATGAACTAAAATATTTTTTTGAAAGAAGAACCTACGGAATAATCGGAAATAATAAAAAACAAGGTGTATTAATAAGAGCAATAGAAAACAAATTTATTGATGAAAATAAGCATATAAAATTAATAGACGGCACAAAAAGCTTCAACAAAAATGAAATATTGATATCAAAACAAATTAAAGACAGACTTAATTTAAACATCAACGAATCTATTTATATAGTAGTACCAAATAATAAGCATCAAAAAATATTCCCCAAAGCAAAAAAGTTTAATATATCAGGAATCATTGAAACGGGTTTAAGAGAAGTTGACAAAAACTTAGTTCTCATCTCACTACAAGATTCAAATATCATGTCGGAAGAATTTTCTAAAAGAATAATTGGAATTTCTATCAAACCCAATATCAAAGAAAAAACTGATAATTTAAAGAAAAATATTCAAAAAGAATTTCAAGAATACAAAATAAAAACATTTTATGAGCTTTATTTAAACAAATATACAAACTTAGATATCAGCAAAAAACTTTTAATATTTATTATGGCATTTATTGTAATATTTGCAAGTATTAATATATCCTCATCTCTTTGTATGTTAATACTTGAAAATAAAAAGAAAATTGCAATATTTAAATCAATTGGAATGAATAATTCAAGTCTCAAACTAATATTTATATTAATAGCACTTGTTCTAAGCTCAATATCTTGCATAATAGGAATAATCATTGGAAATTACATAACCATTAATATCGAACATTTAATTAATATAATAGATATGATTATTAATACAATTTTAAAAATATTTGGAACTTATAACACAGAACTTTTAAACTCTGATTATTATATCTCTGAATTTAATATCAAAATAAGCTACAAATTTAGCTTAATTATTCTCTTATCTTACACGCTAATTAGTATTACAACAACGCTTATTCCTCTAAATATTATTTCAAAGTTTAAAGAAAAAGAAATTCTATAA